A genomic window from Glaciihabitans sp. INWT7 includes:
- a CDS encoding alpha/beta hydrolase, producing MTSSLALDPSVIVWSVPESSRAAELATRPLLVLMHGRGSHEQDLVALAPLLPPQFVIAALRAPLELAPGSYSWFSVGEPGLPSIAAADSAVAALLAWLDSVPVATSVSLLGFSQGGAMAIHALRHDPRRFAAIVNLAGFAIAGDAPADGALETQRPPVFWGSDPADPVIPAGAIARTAQWLPSHSTLTRRHYDGIGHSISREELTDVNEFLRASTA from the coding sequence ATGACGTCTTCGCTCGCCCTGGACCCCTCCGTGATCGTCTGGTCTGTTCCCGAGTCGTCGCGTGCCGCCGAGCTCGCGACACGTCCGCTGCTGGTGCTGATGCACGGCCGCGGTTCGCACGAACAGGATCTCGTCGCTCTGGCGCCGCTGCTGCCGCCGCAATTCGTGATCGCGGCCCTCCGCGCGCCGCTCGAGCTCGCGCCGGGCTCCTATTCGTGGTTTTCCGTGGGGGAGCCCGGGCTGCCGAGCATCGCCGCCGCGGACTCGGCGGTCGCCGCGCTTCTGGCCTGGCTCGATTCGGTGCCGGTTGCGACATCCGTCTCGCTGCTGGGCTTCTCCCAGGGCGGGGCCATGGCAATCCACGCTCTGAGACACGACCCCCGACGATTCGCGGCAATCGTGAATCTCGCCGGATTCGCCATCGCGGGTGACGCGCCCGCCGATGGGGCACTCGAGACGCAACGGCCGCCGGTGTTCTGGGGAAGCGACCCGGCGGATCCCGTGATCCCTGCCGGTGCGATCGCCCGGACCGCGCAGTGGCTGCCATCCCATTCGACTCTGACCCGGCGGCACTATGACGGGATCGGACATTCGATCTCCCGCGAAGAACTGACCGATGTGAACGAGTTCCTGAGGGCTTCCACCGCCTGA
- a CDS encoding MFS transporter: MSTEPEAPTEHVTRRSHLIDLSPLRESAAFRKLWAGNAISGIGSQMTIVAVGLHIYQLTQSTFAVSLVGAFALVPMIFAGLYGGMLADAFDRRLILLLAAIVAWGSTIALALIAWTGVEIVWPFYLLTTLNAVAATVMNTVRSAVLPRLLPARLMPAASALTGMSIGVMVTLGPALAGVLVATVGFGWTYTTDVVLFLSAFAGIVSLPKLAPEGAVQRPGLESLKYGIDFLRSAPNIRMTFIVDIIAMTFGQPRVLFPAVGALVLGGGAVTVGVLTAAGAVGALLCSLLSGRIGGARWHGRAIRTSIVVYGAFIVGFGAVLLAMSLGSFGPVSPTRANLAAIAIASVMLAGAGAADNVSSIFRQTMLQVAVPDNMRGRLQGVFTVVVTGGPRVGDIYVGIIAAIGAVWLPPLLGGAVIIVLIVFLTRIQRSFLRYDALAPSA; encoded by the coding sequence GTGAGTACTGAACCCGAGGCCCCCACCGAGCACGTCACGAGACGCTCGCACCTCATCGACCTATCCCCGCTGCGGGAGAGCGCAGCCTTCCGAAAGCTCTGGGCTGGCAACGCGATCTCGGGTATCGGCAGCCAGATGACCATCGTCGCCGTCGGCCTGCACATCTACCAGCTGACCCAGTCCACCTTCGCCGTCTCGCTGGTCGGTGCGTTCGCCCTTGTTCCCATGATCTTCGCGGGACTCTATGGCGGCATGCTCGCCGACGCCTTCGATCGTCGGCTCATCCTGCTGCTCGCCGCGATCGTCGCGTGGGGGTCGACCATCGCCCTGGCCCTTATCGCCTGGACTGGCGTGGAGATCGTCTGGCCGTTCTACCTGCTCACCACCCTCAACGCCGTCGCCGCGACCGTGATGAACACCGTGCGCTCTGCCGTGTTGCCCCGCCTCCTTCCCGCACGGCTGATGCCCGCGGCATCCGCTCTCACCGGGATGAGCATCGGAGTGATGGTGACGCTCGGTCCGGCTCTCGCGGGAGTGCTCGTGGCGACTGTCGGGTTCGGATGGACCTACACCACCGATGTCGTGCTGTTTCTCAGCGCTTTCGCCGGTATCGTCTCGTTGCCGAAACTCGCTCCGGAGGGTGCGGTGCAACGCCCGGGACTGGAATCCCTGAAATACGGCATCGACTTTCTGCGGTCGGCCCCGAACATCCGGATGACGTTCATCGTCGACATCATCGCGATGACCTTCGGGCAACCCCGCGTGCTGTTCCCGGCGGTCGGCGCGCTCGTGCTGGGCGGCGGAGCGGTGACGGTGGGTGTGCTCACGGCCGCTGGCGCGGTCGGCGCCCTGCTCTGCAGCCTCCTCTCCGGGCGCATCGGCGGGGCGCGCTGGCACGGTCGCGCCATCCGCACCTCGATCGTCGTCTACGGCGCTTTCATCGTGGGATTCGGAGCGGTGCTGCTCGCCATGTCCCTCGGCAGCTTCGGGCCGGTCTCGCCGACGCGGGCGAATCTGGCGGCCATCGCCATCGCGAGCGTGATGCTCGCCGGGGCCGGCGCCGCCGACAATGTGAGCAGCATCTTCCGCCAGACGATGCTGCAGGTCGCCGTGCCGGACAACATGCGGGGGCGACTGCAGGGGGTCTTCACGGTCGTCGTCACGGGAGGGCCACGCGTCGGCGATATCTACGTCGGCATCATCGCCGCCATCGGAGCGGTCTGGCTCCCACCGCTCCTCGGCGGGGCCGTGATCATCGTGCTCATCGTGTTTCTCACGCGGATCCAGCGGAGCTTCCTGCGGTACGACGCGCTGGCGCCGTCTGCCTGA
- a CDS encoding acyl-CoA dehydrogenase family protein, translating to MTLPTDSVLTDELLARIHERAPGYDRDNSFFTEDLTELAEAGYLRSLVPRDLGGRGLSLQQVAHEQVRLAKAAPATALAVNMHLVWTGVAKTLHDRGDDSLDFVLRDAAAGEIYAFAISEAGNDLVLFDSTTDARPLPDGGYAFTGTKIFTSLSPAWTRLGLFGLDTVSTDAPKLVHAVVTREAPGITIAQDWNTLGMRASQSNTTHLDSVAATSDRVFRRLDPGPSRDALIFAIFANFEILISAVYVGIGERALELAVESARTRGSRRTGLGRHQDPNVRWKIADAALAQDALLPQLDALASDLDDGVDRGARWFQDLVGLKSRTTRSARYVVDQAVAVAGGAAFSATSELSRLYRDVLAGGFHPSNEDSVHSTVATALLGPIDD from the coding sequence GTGACGCTTCCGACCGATTCCGTGCTCACCGACGAGCTCCTCGCCCGCATCCACGAGCGGGCACCCGGGTACGACCGGGACAATTCCTTCTTCACCGAGGACCTCACCGAACTCGCCGAGGCTGGCTATCTTCGGTCGCTGGTTCCCCGCGATCTCGGTGGTCGAGGCCTGAGCCTGCAGCAGGTGGCCCACGAGCAGGTCAGGCTGGCGAAGGCCGCTCCGGCCACGGCGCTCGCCGTGAACATGCACCTGGTCTGGACGGGTGTCGCGAAGACTCTTCACGATCGCGGGGATGACAGCCTGGACTTCGTGCTGCGGGATGCCGCGGCGGGCGAGATCTACGCCTTTGCGATCAGCGAAGCGGGCAACGATCTCGTCTTGTTCGACAGCACGACGGATGCCCGCCCGCTGCCCGACGGCGGCTACGCGTTCACCGGCACCAAGATCTTCACCAGCCTCTCACCGGCGTGGACCCGCCTCGGTCTCTTCGGACTCGACACGGTCTCGACGGATGCCCCGAAACTGGTGCACGCGGTGGTCACCCGGGAGGCCCCGGGCATCACCATCGCCCAGGACTGGAACACCCTGGGAATGCGCGCGAGCCAGAGCAACACCACCCACCTCGATTCGGTGGCCGCGACCTCCGACCGCGTCTTCCGACGTCTCGATCCGGGTCCGAGTCGGGACGCCCTGATCTTCGCGATCTTCGCCAACTTCGAGATCCTCATCTCCGCCGTCTACGTGGGAATCGGCGAGCGCGCTCTCGAGCTCGCGGTCGAATCCGCGCGAACCAGAGGGTCACGACGCACCGGGCTCGGTCGGCACCAGGATCCGAACGTGAGATGGAAGATCGCGGATGCCGCTCTCGCGCAAGACGCGCTGCTCCCGCAGCTCGACGCGCTGGCCTCCGACCTCGACGATGGCGTGGATCGCGGCGCGCGGTGGTTCCAAGACCTCGTCGGGCTCAAGTCCCGTACGACCCGGTCGGCCCGCTATGTGGTCGACCAAGCCGTCGCCGTCGCGGGCGGCGCCGCGTTCTCGGCGACCAGCGAACTCTCCCGGCTGTACCGGGACGTGCTCGCGGGAGGGTTCCACCCGAGCAACGAAGACTCGGTTCACTCCACGGTGGCGACCGCACTGCTCGGCCCGATCGACGACTGA
- a CDS encoding phosphotransferase, giving the protein MGGRGPERFRAEDRASRRRPDRARPPVRGHLPCREARPHAPPPALHRAGARYDPLDATPLDAPPFDAPPLDATPLDGRATRLIRYLPGRLLSDTATSTAQWAAVGRMLARVALALAEFDHPAASRWLAWDLAHLDQLAELVPMLPHDDQRSAVGRLLADLAANTLPTLRLTPRQAVHNDFHGGNLIVDPGAGGFVTGILDFGDVVRTHRSADLAIAMSYAIPPSARDGDPWTAAIALAAGYRDLIALPAHEVALLPQLVRGRLAQRLLLGSWMSATRSENAAYTARNLDATWRQFLRLSDSPPPHGALGH; this is encoded by the coding sequence GTGGGTGGCAGAGGACCCGAACGGTTTCGTGCTGAAGATCGCGCCTCCCGGCGACGACCCGACCGAGCTCGACCTCCCGTCCGCGGCCATCTCCCATGCCGGGAGGCGCGACCCCACGCTCCCCCTCCAGCGCTTCATCGCGCCGGTGCCCGGTACGACCCGCTCGACGCGACTCCGCTCGATGCGCCTCCGTTCGACGCGCCTCCGCTCGACGCGACTCCGCTCGATGGTCGCGCGACACGGTTGATCCGGTATCTCCCCGGTCGGTTGCTGAGCGACACCGCGACATCCACGGCACAGTGGGCAGCAGTGGGACGGATGCTGGCTCGCGTCGCCCTCGCGCTCGCCGAGTTCGACCATCCGGCGGCCAGTCGCTGGCTGGCCTGGGATCTCGCCCACCTCGACCAGCTGGCGGAACTGGTGCCGATGCTGCCGCACGACGACCAACGCTCCGCGGTTGGCCGCCTGCTCGCCGACCTCGCGGCGAACACGCTTCCGACCCTTCGGCTCACGCCACGCCAGGCGGTGCACAACGACTTCCACGGGGGCAACCTCATCGTCGACCCGGGCGCGGGCGGCTTCGTCACCGGCATCCTGGATTTCGGCGATGTGGTGCGCACCCACCGCTCTGCCGATCTGGCCATTGCGATGTCCTATGCGATTCCCCCCTCGGCGCGAGATGGCGATCCCTGGACCGCGGCCATCGCTCTCGCGGCGGGATATCGCGACCTGATAGCACTGCCCGCTCACGAGGTCGCGCTGCTGCCGCAGCTCGTGCGCGGTCGTCTCGCCCAGCGACTGCTGCTGGGGTCGTGGATGTCGGCGACCCGATCCGAGAACGCGGCCTACACGGCACGGAATCTCGACGCGACCTGGCGACAATTCCTGCGTCTGAGCGACTCTCCCCCGCCCCACGGCGCGCTCGGCCACTAG
- a CDS encoding SDR family oxidoreductase has protein sequence MPTPHPPTARALITGATAGIGAEFARQLAARGHDLVLVARDAARLQERAVELRAAHGISVEVLPADLVDRVGLASVEARLTASGADRVTMLVNNAGFGLLKPFDENPADDEQRLLDLLVTAPMRLSHAALGQMLASGSGTIVNIASVAGYTPRGTYGASKAWILSFSRWANLTYRRRGVNVTAVAPGFVHTEFHDRMNVAKDGVPAFLWLDAPTLVRLALRDVARGKAVSIPTIRYKLVVLLSGLLPKRIVAAGALRGR, from the coding sequence ATGCCCACACCGCACCCGCCCACCGCTCGCGCACTCATCACCGGGGCGACGGCCGGAATCGGCGCCGAGTTCGCCCGGCAGCTCGCAGCCCGCGGGCATGACCTCGTGCTCGTCGCCCGCGACGCGGCCCGCCTGCAGGAGCGTGCCGTCGAACTGCGCGCGGCCCACGGGATATCCGTCGAGGTATTGCCGGCAGATCTGGTGGATCGCGTCGGACTGGCCAGCGTAGAAGCCCGCCTCACGGCATCCGGCGCCGATCGCGTCACGATGCTGGTCAATAACGCGGGCTTCGGTCTGCTGAAGCCCTTCGACGAGAACCCCGCGGACGATGAACAGCGACTCCTCGACCTGCTGGTGACCGCACCGATGCGCCTGTCCCACGCCGCGCTGGGCCAGATGCTCGCATCGGGATCGGGCACGATCGTGAACATCGCCAGCGTGGCCGGCTACACGCCGCGCGGCACCTACGGCGCGTCGAAGGCGTGGATCCTGAGCTTCAGCCGCTGGGCCAACCTCACCTACCGGCGCCGCGGGGTGAACGTCACCGCGGTCGCCCCCGGGTTCGTGCACACCGAGTTCCACGACCGCATGAACGTGGCGAAGGACGGGGTGCCGGCATTCCTCTGGCTCGACGCTCCGACGCTCGTGCGACTGGCGCTGCGGGATGTCGCTCGCGGCAAGGCGGTGTCGATCCCGACCATCCGCTACAAGCTCGTGGTGCTGCTCTCGGGCCTGCTACCGAAGCGGATCGTGGCCGCGGGGGCGCTCAGGGGACGTTGA
- a CDS encoding aspartate aminotransferase family protein: MPGPSTYFSNDRLDELSEPTRLMVEQRNRSLGAAYRLFYDDPVEIVRGLGTKLWDAAGTEYLDVYNNVPSVGHSHPRVVDAVAAQAALVNTNTRYLDRHLVEYSEELLGTFPRALANVLYTCTGSEANDLALRIAKTVTGKRGVIVTRNAYHGVTSETALISPSLGGEESIASWVRLVDPPTGDGSTFADAVTAAAAELAASEHGFAALVADSIFASDGVQPGSAPFLGRVSDIVHDADGLYIADEVQSGFGRLGHHLWGFARHDSALGAVVPDLVTVGKPMGNGMPIGAVIARRELVDEFATRGRYFSTFGGTPVSIAAARAVLDILREDGLIENARVVGDYLTAGLGMLAGFHDSIGAVRGSGLFLGVDLVREGAPDENSTLVVVNELRRHGVLIGASGATRNTLKVRPPLCFSIADADRFLTELDSALRVARPARSI; encoded by the coding sequence ATGCCTGGTCCGAGCACCTACTTCAGCAATGACCGTCTCGATGAACTCAGCGAACCGACTCGCCTGATGGTGGAGCAGCGCAACCGCAGCCTGGGGGCGGCCTACCGGCTGTTCTACGACGACCCGGTCGAGATCGTGCGCGGCCTCGGAACGAAACTCTGGGATGCCGCGGGCACCGAGTATCTCGACGTGTACAACAATGTGCCTTCCGTGGGTCATTCACATCCGCGCGTGGTCGACGCCGTCGCGGCCCAGGCCGCTCTCGTCAACACGAACACCCGCTACCTCGATCGCCACCTCGTCGAGTATTCCGAAGAGCTGCTCGGCACCTTTCCCCGGGCGCTCGCCAACGTGCTCTACACCTGCACCGGATCGGAGGCGAACGACCTTGCACTGCGGATCGCCAAGACCGTGACCGGTAAGCGGGGCGTGATCGTCACCCGCAACGCCTACCACGGAGTCACTTCCGAGACGGCGCTGATCTCACCGTCGCTCGGGGGCGAGGAGAGCATCGCCTCCTGGGTTCGCCTGGTCGACCCGCCCACCGGCGACGGATCGACGTTCGCCGATGCCGTCACCGCCGCGGCCGCAGAGCTCGCGGCTTCCGAGCACGGCTTCGCCGCCCTGGTCGCGGATTCGATCTTCGCCTCGGACGGCGTGCAACCGGGCAGTGCACCCTTCCTCGGCCGGGTCAGCGACATCGTGCACGATGCGGACGGGCTCTACATCGCCGATGAGGTGCAATCCGGATTCGGTCGCCTCGGGCACCACCTGTGGGGTTTCGCCCGTCACGATTCGGCCCTCGGTGCCGTCGTTCCCGATCTGGTGACCGTGGGAAAGCCGATGGGAAACGGCATGCCGATCGGTGCCGTCATCGCCCGGCGCGAGCTGGTGGACGAGTTCGCCACCCGCGGACGGTATTTCTCCACCTTCGGCGGAACACCGGTATCCATCGCCGCCGCCCGGGCGGTGCTCGACATCCTCCGCGAGGACGGACTCATCGAGAATGCGCGGGTGGTGGGCGACTACCTCACCGCCGGCCTCGGGATGCTCGCCGGCTTCCACGACTCCATCGGAGCCGTTCGGGGGTCCGGCCTCTTCCTCGGCGTCGATCTCGTTCGCGAGGGGGCGCCCGATGAGAACAGCACCCTGGTGGTGGTCAACGAGCTCCGCCGTCACGGTGTGTTGATCGGGGCATCCGGCGCGACTCGCAACACGCTCAAAGTGCGACCTCCGCTGTGCTTCAGCATCGCGGACGCCGACCGTTTTCTCACGGAGCTGGACAGCGCTTTGCGAGTGGCGCGTCCTGCGCGGTCGATCTGA
- a CDS encoding nuclease-related domain-containing protein, with the protein MAPRSEHPAGSTRVPRAIRSRRSTRYLQLEHGIVITGDEGSIPSLRPAPGGESTPAGHPVAPLQRMPPLSALRECLSFQADEPPQSFHSRLFGVHPIAREARRSYSGALAELAVTESLSALGSEWTVLHSVPLAGERQDDDRSAEHRGIDHLVIGPAGIFTLSVESHAGQALWVGERTFIADGERLDHLARADETGRAVTLLLGSALAAAGIALEIVVTPCVVVDAPATLEVRQRPGRIQVVTARSFAAWLTGLPRMLSPTVVEEIVAVAVAASSWPSGSLERLDSGADTHERRAEFERLRLRVSSARFRRLLWTGLGVVVSYGAVILNLGGLTALELTSALGR; encoded by the coding sequence GTGGCACCCCGCTCCGAGCACCCCGCGGGCTCGACGCGAGTGCCGCGCGCGATCCGCTCCCGGCGGTCGACCCGATATCTACAGTTGGAGCACGGCATCGTAATCACAGGGGACGAAGGGTCCATCCCGTCGCTGCGGCCCGCGCCGGGCGGCGAGTCGACGCCTGCCGGGCATCCGGTGGCGCCGTTGCAGCGGATGCCGCCACTGTCCGCCCTTCGGGAGTGCCTCTCCTTCCAGGCCGACGAACCCCCGCAGTCTTTTCACTCCCGCCTCTTCGGAGTGCACCCCATCGCTCGAGAGGCGCGACGCAGTTATAGTGGCGCGCTGGCCGAACTGGCCGTGACCGAGTCCCTCTCGGCCCTCGGGAGCGAGTGGACGGTGTTGCATTCCGTTCCGCTAGCCGGGGAGCGGCAGGACGATGACCGCTCGGCGGAGCACCGGGGGATCGACCACCTGGTCATCGGCCCGGCCGGGATCTTCACCCTTTCGGTCGAGAGTCACGCGGGACAGGCGCTTTGGGTCGGTGAGCGCACGTTCATCGCGGATGGCGAACGGCTCGATCACCTCGCCAGGGCCGATGAGACCGGGCGCGCGGTGACTCTATTGCTGGGAAGCGCGCTCGCCGCTGCCGGCATCGCGCTCGAGATCGTCGTGACCCCCTGTGTCGTGGTCGATGCGCCCGCGACGCTGGAGGTGCGCCAGCGGCCCGGCCGCATCCAGGTGGTGACCGCGCGTTCTTTCGCCGCGTGGCTCACGGGTCTGCCACGAATGCTCTCTCCCACAGTCGTCGAAGAGATAGTGGCGGTCGCGGTGGCGGCCTCCAGCTGGCCGAGTGGTTCGCTCGAGCGTCTCGACTCCGGGGCTGACACTCACGAGCGGAGAGCCGAGTTCGAGAGGCTTCGCCTTCGTGTCTCGTCGGCGCGCTTTCGACGGCTGCTCTGGACGGGTCTCGGCGTGGTCGTGAGCTATGGCGCGGTGATCCTCAACCTCGGCGGCCTGACGGCGCTCGAGTTGACGAGCGCGCTCGGGAGGTAG
- a CDS encoding dienelactone hydrolase family protein: protein MNSETITLPIPAATVTAQAAAGERGVTATEFSAYVTHPEGAPKGALVVIHEVWGLVEHITGIADRFAAEGYLVIAPDLMSSIGIEAQVGLELNAIMKSTDDKVRSEGQPRLRAAFAGMNAPEFGAWALAALGESVDYLEQQPGIEGRIAVTGFCFGGSYSFALAAADSRIRAAVPFYGAPPQIETVAHIAGPVLAFYGRTDTNLIDSLPEVTAAMQAAGIDFTSHVYEDAGHAFFNDTNAFMYRADAAADSWQRTLAFLNGALAG, encoded by the coding sequence ATGAATTCCGAAACCATCACCCTGCCCATCCCCGCCGCGACCGTCACGGCCCAGGCCGCCGCTGGCGAGCGGGGAGTCACCGCCACCGAGTTCTCCGCCTACGTCACGCATCCCGAGGGTGCTCCCAAGGGAGCCCTAGTGGTCATCCATGAGGTCTGGGGGCTCGTCGAGCACATCACCGGCATCGCGGACCGCTTCGCGGCCGAGGGCTATCTCGTGATCGCACCGGACCTCATGTCGTCGATCGGCATCGAAGCGCAGGTCGGCCTCGAGCTCAACGCGATCATGAAGAGCACCGACGATAAGGTGCGCTCCGAGGGCCAACCCCGACTGCGCGCTGCTTTCGCCGGTATGAACGCTCCGGAGTTCGGCGCCTGGGCGCTGGCCGCCCTCGGCGAGTCTGTGGATTATCTCGAGCAGCAGCCGGGCATCGAGGGCCGTATCGCGGTCACCGGGTTCTGCTTCGGCGGCAGCTATAGCTTCGCGCTCGCTGCAGCGGACAGTCGCATCCGCGCTGCGGTGCCGTTCTACGGCGCTCCGCCGCAGATCGAAACCGTCGCTCACATCGCAGGCCCGGTGCTCGCGTTCTACGGGCGCACCGACACGAACCTCATCGATTCGCTCCCCGAGGTCACGGCGGCGATGCAGGCAGCGGGCATCGATTTCACCTCACACGTCTACGAAGACGCCGGGCACGCGTTCTTCAACGACACGAACGCCTTCATGTATCGAGCGGATGCCGCGGCGGATTCCTGGCAGCGCACCCTCGCATTCCTGAACGGGGCACTGGCCGGCTGA